From the genome of Pseudomonas sihuiensis:
CAGGCCTTGCGCCTCGTCACGCAAATCCTCTTCCAGATAAGCGCGCAGGCCACGGTCGAATACCCAGAGGCTGGCCTGCGCCAGAACCAGTCCGACCAGTAGCAGCGTCGCGGCCAGGCCAATACCGAGCCGACGCTGAATGGACCTCAACCCTGCTCTCCGGTAAAGCGGTAACCTTGCCCGCGGCGGGTCTCGATCACGTTGCGCCCGAGCTTGCCGCGCAGGCGGTTGACGTGCACTTCGATGACGTTGGAATCACGCTCGGTCTCGCCGTCATAGAGATGGTCGGCGAGATGGCTCTTGGAGAGAATCTGCCCGGGATGCAGCATGAAGTAGCGCAGCAGACGAAACTCGGCGGCCGTCAGATCGATGGCCTCGCCGCCCGAGGTCACGCACTGGCGGCTCTCGTCCAGTTGCAGGCCGGCGGCCTCCAGTTGCGGCTGGTTGGCCAGGCCATGGGCACGACGCAATAGCGCCTGGATGCGCAGGGCCAGCTCCTCGGGATGGAAGGGTTTGGTCAGGTAGTCGTCGGCGCCGGCCTTCAACCCTTCGATGCGCTCGGCCCACGAACCTCGCGCAGTCAGCACCAGCACCGGTGTAGCCAGTCCGCCGGCACGCCACTCCTGCAGCACCTCGAGCCCCGGCTTGCCTGGCAGGCCAAGGTCGAGAATGATCAGGTCATAAGGCTCGCTGGCGCCCTGATAGGCCGCA
Proteins encoded in this window:
- a CDS encoding response regulator transcription factor, yielding MRLLLVEDHVPLADELTASLTRQGYAVDWLADGRDAAYQGASEPYDLIILDLGLPGKPGLEVLQEWRAGGLATPVLVLTARGSWAERIEGLKAGADDYLTKPFHPEELALRIQALLRRAHGLANQPQLEAAGLQLDESRQCVTSGGEAIDLTAAEFRLLRYFMLHPGQILSKSHLADHLYDGETERDSNVIEVHVNRLRGKLGRNVIETRRGQGYRFTGEQG